The sequence AATTTCAGTTCACTTCGGCCtgttcagtccactttggtctattTCATTGCActgacttaaaaataaaataaagacagGTTTGGGTTAATAATACTTATTCTAAAtcaaaatgtattaaaaaaataggagGAAATActattttcgtccctacattttcatcTCATTCCCACTTTGgttcctactttttttttaataccaattttagttcctaaaataaaaaaacctttccATTTTGATCCTTACCATTATCGCACTAACGGAAAATAGTCTATGTGGCAAACGAAGTACACAAGTCagcattttaaatattaaaaaaagtcacgtcattatttttcattttatttaattattttaaaataaaataaaattttcctttttttccccataaaatatttaattgctcttcatgttcttcccaagAACATGGttgcccaaaaaattaaaaattcaagattttcttctcttttcttgcattttcttagcaaccaaaccgacaaaaacacatacaaaatatGATCAAACTCAACAATTCTAACACAATCaactaacaaaacccaaaccacgGTTAGATAAAAAAAGACACATAACTAAAAAtaccaaaacccaaaccacagtcagatcaaaacacaaaaccaaaaataccaaaacccAAACTGgtcaaatcaaaacaaaaaaccaaaaataccaTAACCCATTCCCACAGCAAGCACTCAAAACCCACTTAGACACCcataaattcttttgaaaccaacccatacccatgagcacacacacacacacggcaCACACAACTCTTCGTTTTGATCtgagaaattagagagagagatagtgaTGGTGGTGGCCAGCATTTTCATGACGGAGCAAGGAGGCTCCACCACGTCGACTATGCTGTTGCCACTCTTCAATTTTGCTCTCTCCAATTTCCTCTCTACCAAGTCCTTCACACATAGCTCTTCGTTTTGATTTAGAGGTAAGCGAAATGGGTTGTTACtgggttgaattttttggtttggttttggaatttttgggCTTTAAGATTTGATGACTGATgtgttttttggtttgtttttcttGTGGGTATTCTATGTCTTTTGGGTTTACTGGAGATGGGTTTAATTGCAAGTTGTTGGTGGTTGTGAACAGAGAAAGGTAGTGGCTTGGTGGTTGGCTAGTTCCAATGATGGGTGGGGTcgaatttgtgtttgtgtttggatttgggttttttgggttttctaaaGATGGATTATGGGTTTTCTAAAGATGGATTGTTGGGTTTATGTTTGTATTCTTGCTaatgtttgggtttgggtttgggtttgtgtttgttgtttttgtgtttggttgacaagaaagatctgttgttgggtttgtgtttgtattcttGCTaatgtttgggtttgtttttgtgtttggttgacaaggaAGATCTATTActaggtttgtgtttgtgttcttgcTGGAAATCAGTTTGTgtttatatttttgtgtttggttgacaagaaagggcaagaaaatGCTAGAAAATCTGGGCATGTGTTCTTTTGTTTAAATCTGGATTTGTGTTCTTTAGAGTTCTTGTTGAAGATGAACTTAGATCTaaattcatgtattttttagattttagtttagtttttttcttttttcttttgtaaaaattgataaattaattttcttttttaaaatgggaggttgatgtggcatttttattattattttattagccatgtCAGTATTTGTTGTGCAAATAGTGTACTCTGTTTGCCACGTAGgatattttttgttaagtgaGTAACGTTAAGGATCAAAATGAAACAGTTTttgattttagggactaaaagcagtAAAAAAGAAGTAGGGACCAAGGTGGGAATGGGGTGAAAATGTAAGGACGAAAATAGTATTTCCACCTAAAAAATAtagatgacaaaaaaataataatattatttttaatttaatgatttgtggtattatcatttttttttttaaaaagtaagttACACagttttaatgttttgatatgatataatttgaatttgaaaatcaaatttttaacaCTTATTCTAAATCagaatgtattaaaaaatatagatgacaaaaaataataatattattatttttaatttaatgagttgtggtattatctttctttttaagtaaattacacaattttagtgttttgatatgatataatttgaatttgaaaaccaATTTTTAAGTCATATAGAAATTAATCAAGAGATTTCTATAATTATGGTTCTCTTAAGCTTTTAAATAATTCACTTGAGTACGTGAAAGCTTTTTTCTATTGACAAATAAAGCTTATCTTGTAATGTATATagtttagtgtttttttttttttttttcgatacATTTGTAATGTATAAGTTATTCAGCATACTATGACAGAAATtcctttataaataaatttactaTTCTCTCCATTCTCGAACAagaataatcatatatattttcatgcaaGCATTCAAAATAGTTAATATGACAAAACAAGGCTGCATGAAGTAAactctttatgttgatgacttTGTTGTATTGGAAGAGGCACCAtactttttaatgaaaaaaatatttaaaaaattatataaacacaaaaaattgtaattgttCCACGCATTGCATGGACCTagtgtatataaaaaaaagtataaaactaaAAGCATTTAGCTTTTGGATAACCTTATAATATTATACATACTTTTTGAGATCTCACAATTTTACGtgtcattattttaatattcttttaaaattaaatttaaattattttgtgtgTTTAAACAATCCATTAGAATCTTGACAAAtcctattttctttaaatgttaGAATATATAGttctatatataaacaaaattataacaaatacTTGATCTTAGAATATATAGTTCCATATAGAAATCTTATCGTAATAAATCTTTGTTAATACTATTAACTaccaaaatttgatatttacacaaaagagaaaaaaaaatcatattctatCTATTTTGGGCCGTTTCTTTTCTTGGGCCGAAACGGATAAGAATATGGGCTCTTGGGCTGAGTTAAAATAAGAGGggtttgaggaaaaaaaaaaaaaaaactaggccGATGGCCCAAAAATGTTCCCTAACCCAATAAGGCTGCTCGAAGATATTAGATTCCCCCAAATTTCTAATCGGTGGCTACTCAAATTTAGAGAAGTAGAACTCTGATTCCATTCTCTCCTCGACAAATAAGTCCATACACTGTCACGCTACGACttccttaaaagaaaatttcttttttaaaaatagacttttactcaaattaaaaaaaaaaattctttaactATGGTTTACTCTTACCTTAAtatgaataatattattttttagcgAGATTagaataaattgtaattaagaaaataataaattaagggaatttttttctattaaaaaaacaaatattatattacaccatccaataacttgttattgaattcatattttgaaaatccaaccattgaattatatgttctatatattattaacatgcatgtcaattttcatacCAATCGAATGTGATTTATCATTCAATCCATAAAGTCCtcttttatacataattttaaactacaacaGACATCTAATTTCAGGATTTTCTATAAGTACCAAATGGATGTGCTGTCatttgaaagaagaaaataaatctaGATTAACTAAACTGCAGGTTCACTACTACTAAATTGAGATTACAGATGAGTTATTGTTTGGATTTGATCTTCTCTATTCATCTTACATGGGCTTTCTTTGACAAGGTTCTAGCAAACTATGAAACTAACCTCATTGTCAACTAAAGATCAACTAATAAAGCTCAAATAACCCAGAACCAACCAAGAACTGAACCAGCAACCAAACCAAGTCCCAGGAAAACAATCATTACAATTGCAGAAATCTCTGCTTCTGAAACTGGTACAGACTTGGGAGTGAGGATCATGAAGACACTTGTAAGATATCCATTGGTTAATCCAAGCATAAAAGTTAGAGTTACCACTGGTACCTCAGTTTTTAGCCACTTTGGTCCATGCAGACAAGCTGTGAAGAGTGGATAGAACATAAGCCTGGCAATGCAAGCCCATGAAGCAATTTTAATACTGTTTAGAAGGTAGATTGCAGTCAGAGACTTTCCCAACAAATCTGCAATATTATAAATTGTGATCAGCAGAATAGGATACCAATCTCGAAGAAGCTTGGATTCTAGATTTTCAGCTATAAATCCAGGAAAAATGGACAGAGTCACAACATAAATCATAAAAATCCCAAAAGCTGGCCATCGAATTTTTCCTGCCACAGACCAAAATTTGGGCCTTGAACACAAGGGATCAACTTGAAGAAGTTTATTATGCTGCTGCATGACCGGTAACTTGTATAACAAGTTGCAAGAAAGTATGCAGCATATGAGGATAATGGTGCCAACAATAAAATAGAAGTGAGCACTTGATCGAAGACCCTTTGGTGTCTGTGGAAATGATGCCTTTGTTATAATCCTTAAAATCGAAACCAGAACACCTGCCAACAAGCAAATGACTTAATCAGGGGTTGTTTGCATGGGACTTGCCTATGGTTAAAAGTCTAAAGTTGTGGAAGAAACAGCATTCCCTGATTCCTCCTGGTTACATTATCACCAACAATCCATTTTACAGGTTTTCAAAGAGTTCTGTTTCAGTTCCAGCAAGACAACCAGAAAATTGGTTATGATATGCACAGTTGCATTTTTTGAATATCAAAGTTGTCTTGCAAGAGGAATTCCTTTACCAATTGAAATGAGTGACCAACAGTGAGCACTGTAATATTTTCTGAGGAATTCACTGGAGGCattaatatttgaaattaaaacaCAAATCTCACACCAATCATGACATGCCACATGACTAGAATGACTGCACATTAACATACAAGCAAAGTGTAACCATAGTGTCTATTATGAAGCCATCTTCCATGAATTTATTCGCATAGTCCAAGCCTTTTCTCTTGCAGATGCTCGTTCATATTTTGTTACAAGTCTGAAAATGCTTCACTTACAGCACACTTCATCTTTAATGCAAGTTTATATCCACTTAATTTTTGTACTCCcaaagtattttgtttgttgaATTAGAAAACTAAAAGTAGGAAAGTCGATATTTATATGGTACCTGAAGAAGCGGTTCCTGCAAAAACAGCCTGCATATACTCTTTGGGGAGTTTTCCAGCTGATCCTATCAAGCTTCCTCCCACCAAGCCATCAGCTAACCCGCAGACTAGGACTGATGCAACTGTCACAGCATAGGCTCCATTTGGTGGTTCATTTGAGTCAGAGCTGCACCAAGCCCAGTCTATAACTGGAGCCACCATTAGAGAGATCACAAACATTGAATATCCCAAGTTCATTCTCAATCTAAAATTCAGCCTTCGACTCCATTCACCCCAACTCAACATAACAATCAGAACCAGCACTGAAGAACTCATATAAGCTACAGCGAAAACCTTTTCAACGTGCTTGGTTGAATATAGATACGCAAAGTAATCAACAGCGGTGATTAAAGCATTCCAAGGAAGCAAATTGCCAGCACCCAGCAAGAAATGGATTATGTAAGCGATCTTGTATGTGTCTCTGGGTGCATTTTGGTCTCCAGGACCCTTCACGCCTTCCATTTTTATGTTCTTACCGGTTTCTAATTCCAACATTATTGGTTTCCATTTAAGCATTTTATAAGGTGTGATTGATCATTGTGAAATGATATTTTGATTAGAGAGGCATATTCAAGCTGAGCTGACCAAAATTCTGCCTAGCTGGGAGTGGGGCTTGGAAAGAACTATGACTTATATTTGCTATATGCAACCTTTCTAGATTTGTATAAGAAGTTACCAATGAAAGACTGGCTTCATTGGCCATGAGAACAATCAAAAGCCAGTTGGACTCATTTGTGACTCTACTTTGCTGATGGATTTGATTGATGGGTTGGGAGCCGGAATAATGGGCCTCGTGCATGTAGGAAATTTGTGCATTGTAGGGACAGCAATGGATGGGCAGCATTAGAAGTACTTTTTATTCTACTGCTACACGTGTGTAAGCTGGCTGGCATTGTCCATTTTTAGCTCACAATTGGGTAACTAAAAGTTGGGGGATTTCACCAGAATTTCTATTCACATGCAAAGATTTTTACACAAAAGAATATTTCCATTAGTCTCTCAGAAATCAAAGTGCCCATACTCTAAGATTAAAAGAACCATTATAACAAGACTAAAAATGGTGAGAACTAAGAAAAGCCAAAACAACTCTTGTCAAGAGTGACTTGCCGAAATGAAAGAAGGGTCCCTTCAGCGTGCTCAGGAGGTCACCATAGTCCATAGCCATCACCATCAGGAATTTGATTCTGTCCTTGCCTCTAATGTCAGGGAATTTTCATTGGATAGCTTAATCATCCCCAATTTGACATGTGTCACTTCGAGCTATCACTCACCATTGTTCATGgctttcagagagagagagagacagggGGGCGGCATGGCACAACTTTTCTTGCATTATGCTAAGAGCCTAATATAATAATTCAGCAATCAACCACCCCACCATTGCTTCTGTGGCCTGGAGCTGGAGATAAAGATTTGAAAAGATAAAAGCTTTTGTGATAGATTTGTACCAAACAACATGCATGGTGATCAAATTAACAACGTATTCCATATTCCCATTGACTTTTTGGTTATTCCTATAATTAGATGAATGATTCCTGTATTCGTTACTTCAAGTTTTGATTCTGGTTTCAAGGAATCTAGACTTGATGGctacaaaatttatttctaaaaaagcACAACACAAGCTGAAGATAGCTAGCCACGTACACCATTACAGCAACAATGCCTGCATTCGAAGGCATGCACCCTCCAGTTTAACCCTATGGGACACGCACTTAGGCTTTTTCGCTTTGAATCAATTACCAGTTTTAAGGTCTACACCAAATTGCAATCATAATTAGGTGTAACAGTTTCAAAAAGCGACACAGCACTAGAAGCTATTATTGCGTATGatactttttagtttttgcttGTCTGTCATTAATTATCGGTAGAAGTCTGGTTTTTACTTTTGCATATATTAAGATTCTTTTTACAGTTAGTCTCTATGACGGATTAGCACGCATTTACTAGTCTAAATCGTCCTCACTCACTGTTACTATTCACTTTTTATAGTAGATATCTGTATTAAAATTGTGGATATCACACATAATTCTGAATATAATGTCTACGGACTATTGAGTGTGTAACGAAAATTTTccattctaccaaaaaaaaaaaaaaaaaaattttcctaattttaaagctgtaattgttaaaaaaaaaaagagaaattacaATAATTGAGTGATGTGTGACATATCTGAGTCTGACCTCACTCAGCTAAGAACACCACCCCGGCACCTAAAACAAATTGGTAGTGGTACTTGGTACAGTGTATGGTTCTAAGGTGATATACAGGATACTTATTCCTTTGCTACTATAAGTCTatttggatacaatttattttgttgaaaactgaaaaaaatatagcaaaataatttttaaatgtgtaaaaaattattgtactcttttttttaattgttcatatGTCTTGGTGCACTGTTCATTGAAAATTGTTCATATGTCttggtgcactgttcatgttCAATGAACAGTGCACCAGACGCAGgtcttaaaaaggaaaaaaaaaaaaaaaaagctaaaaacgcGCAAGCCTGtaaaaagtgaatgtgtatccAAACCGGCACTATGTGCCCGTTTGGTTTCAGCTGAAACCTGCGTTCACGTTTTgcgttttacttttttttttttttcctgcatcGTCTCTGCTTTAGGGGGACAAGTGTACTGTTCACACACTGTTGAGTACTGTTCATATACTATTTGGCACTGTTCACgggttaaaaaatattaaaaatgagtcccacgatactattcacacatttaaaaataattttgctacagtgttttcagttttcagtttcagcaacaataaattcaatccaaacggaccctatatatctatatatatccgAACTTCCGGTTGGGCATGAATTAAAAACATCATAGTCGTTTTAGTCATGTGTTGTGTTGGTGGCAAAATGTGTATGGGCACCCATATTATGCATTTGCCAATAAAAAGGTAAGGCTACTTtaagagaatgggttggaaagcATTTTCCATTACTAGCCACAGGTCCAAAAGGGCTTATGGTTgtcgatttatttatttatttgttaatattttctttGCGAATTTATGAGAAAAAGGACTCAacaataacaagtattttatAGGTTAATTATCATGTTCTCACATATGATGAAATGCATGCAtacatgaaataaaataattaagagaAACTCACAAAGGggaataaaatacaaaaagaaaagaaagaaaggttcCAAAGTCTTTTTTAAAATGGGGACCTAGGATGTGTTGGATAGGGATTCTTTTTGGAGCGTTAGCTTTTGCATCTTGTCTCATTTAGCTTTACAACTTCTCATATTTAAGGATAGAAAGAGACCATAGAAGTACAAATTTGGTTTTTGAGGGCAAACTTTGAAAGCTATATAAATTTTCCGTTGTATAGATACCTTGTATTGTTCCATTTTGTTGTTAGTAATACATATTCATGCTGATATATgcacataataaaataagtcaTATATGTTACGTAGTCCAGGGCATTGACTATACTTTAATAAGTCAAACATGTGTGGTACAAGTACAGTTGTATGATATCGTTTAATGCATATCCCTTTCATTaccaaagaaggaaaaaaaagggtatcATACAATTTGCAATTTGTACCCATGTGGCTTAATGGTAGAGTCTTTGTTCCAACACCCAAAGAGGAGTAGTTTGAAGAATAGTCCCAATAAGGCCCGTGTGGTACACATGGTATTATCTATTACCGTCACGTGGCATGGGATTAATGAGTCTACACCAGAAACCCCTTTttcatttagcaaaaaaaaaaaaaaaacttgtactttttttttttggtagaaaggaAACTTCATTAAAGAAAGCTAAACAGCAGGACAAATCCTGTTTGTACATAGACCGTGGCTATCAGCCTCAATAAAACTTAAAACGTCCACAGGCAGACTAGAATACACAATAAAATCCATAGCTTGCGAGCAACCAATATTAGCTAGACTATCTGCACACCCATTAGCTTCGCGGAAAATGTGCTTGATCCGACAGTGGGATAATTGGAACATCAACTGTCTGCAGTCTTCAAAGAGAGGGGAGATGACAATATTAGTATAACTAGGATTGTTAAAAGCATCTACAAGAGATTTAACATCCATTTCCACAATGATCTTGGGGGAATTTAGTTGTTGGCATAAGAGGAGACCATCCTTAAGAGCCTAAAGCTCGGCCAAAAAACTGCTAGCATTCCCTAATCTCCTAGAGAAGCCTATAACCCAATTGCCATTCTCATCCCTTACAACACCTCCACCCCCGGCTAAACCCATCACACCATTTGCAGCCCCATCCGTGTTGAGCTTCAGCCACCCCATATCAGGTTTTCCCCAACAAATTCTTTTAACAATCCCTTGTCTGCGATGCTTCCATCTTCCTGCACAGTGGGCAAATTCATTGGACTGCATAATGATCTCCTGCACAATGTTTGGGTTAATGcctttgtttttgaaaaccaACAGGTTTCTTTGCTTCCAGAtaatccaaatggcaaatagGAAAAGGGAATTCCAAGGTGGAAGGTCTGCCGTGTAGTTGGTCTTATCATGGCAGTTAGAAAGAAGCCATTCCCTAGTAGATTGAGAGAAAAAGGAGGGAGTGAGAGCTTGGTGACGCAGCTGAGCCCAGATAGGTTTGATGCAAATGCAATCACAGAGAGCATGTGAAATGGATTCAGCTTCCAAATGACATAAGGGGCATGTAGGATCTTGATTAATCCCTCTACCCAAAAGACACTCCTTTACCCCAATGCTACCATGCATACATTTCCACACAAACATTTGGATTCTAGGGAGGGTGTTAAGCTTCCATATCCATTTTCCTGCAAAAGTTTCAGTCTTTAAGGGGTCAATTGCAAGACAGTAAGCACTCTTTAAATCAAAAGTGCCCTTTGGTGAGGGACTCCAAGCTATTTTATCAATTCCTCTAGTGAGAATAGGAGTTGGTATAGCTTGGATCTCAGCTTTTAAGTTATCAGGAAGCTCAAAGGGGATTACTAACCAATCCCAGCCATACGGGGTAGCCACATCCTTGATTCTGAGATTAACTATGTCATGGGGGAGGGGGCCATGAATGAGTTGTCTAATTGGGCCAATGTTTAACCAACGATCCGACCAGAAGTTTAGGCTACTATCATGCCCAGGGATCCACTTCACCCCGTTTCGGAACACATCTTCTCCTTTTATCATACTTCTCCAGGTGGGAGAACAAGGTAGCCTCGAATCATTCCTGGACTCCACTCTCAATCTAGTGCAGTATTTCAATCTAAGAACTCTTGCCCATTGTGAGTCACTCTCCGTATGAAAACGTCAGTTAAGTTTAGCCAAAAGAGCCGTGTTTCTACCTTTGGTTGATTGCAAGCCAAGCCTTCCTAAATCCTTTGGCTTGGTAACCTTATGCCAATTTACC is a genomic window of Quercus lobata isolate SW786 chromosome 2, ValleyOak3.0 Primary Assembly, whole genome shotgun sequence containing:
- the LOC115956996 gene encoding equilibrative nucleotide transporter 8 gives rise to the protein MLKWKPIMLELETGKNIKMEGVKGPGDQNAPRDTYKIAYIIHFLLGAGNLLPWNALITAVDYFAYLYSTKHVEKVFAVAYMSSSVLVLIVMLSWGEWSRRLNFRLRMNLGYSMFVISLMVAPVIDWAWCSSDSNEPPNGAYAVTVASVLVCGLADGLVGGSLIGSAGKLPKEYMQAVFAGTASSGVLVSILRIITKASFPQTPKGLRSSAHFYFIVGTIILICCILSCNLLYKLPVMQQHNKLLQVDPLCSRPKFWSVAGKIRWPAFGIFMIYVVTLSIFPGFIAENLESKLLRDWYPILLITIYNIADLLGKSLTAIYLLNSIKIASWACIARLMFYPLFTACLHGPKWLKTEVPVVTLTFMLGLTNGYLTSVFMILTPKSVPVSEAEISAIVMIVFLGLGLVAGSVLGWFWVI